The Pyrenophora tritici-repentis strain M4 chromosome 8, whole genome shotgun sequence genome contains a region encoding:
- a CDS encoding ERO1, Oxidoreductin, with product MRSAEQVFYLAIFSLLGGSYAASHATKSNTPVPNVCDISPGAIVSDACASYNTLEQLNEAIHPYLESITHDTDFFSHYRLSLYSKKCPFWDDEDGMCGNVACAVNTLDNEEDIPAVWRAKELGKLEGPTAQHPGRKQQREERKRPLQGGLGDDVDESCVVEYDDECDERDYCVPDDESATAKGDYVSLVDNPERFTGYTGVGAQQVWEAIYRENCFSKPPKNAPSNGQSTSPGSLFGGFGNQQQMQAASQLKNVMQEQGKKQKVQSAIAHGTPVNSLDPVEFDDTCLEKRVFHRVISGMHASISTHLCWDYLNQTTGQWGPNLACYEERLHKYPERISNVYFNYALVMRAVGKTKRHISDYSFCSEDPEQDLRTKNSVLRLASALPSGPEIFDETVMFQEPDTVALKEDFRNRFRNVSRIMDCVGCDKCRLWGKLQTNGYGTALKVLFEFDENDSSKDPPLRRTELVALINTMDRLSHSLIAIKEFRRMIDERDGVADADATTIPETDQGVLKTKLALKESEEAQPINVLTGNDEVPKFTRDWDTRQMTVWDEIKAEYMLVQRTFMYVLYQWTQLPGRFTRIFILEMGRVYDWWMGFVPGPRSWEIRIPRPDEL from the exons ATGCGCTCCGCAGAACAGGTCTTCTACCTAGCGATATTTTCGCTGCTAGGTGGATCTTATGCTGCAAGCCATGCTACCAAATCAAACACTCCTGTGCCAAACGTTTGCGAT ATATCGCCTGGAGCGATAGTATCCGACGCCTGCGCAAGCTATAATACCCTCGAGCAGCTCAATGAAGCCATACACCCGTACCTCGAATCCATCACACACGACACCGACTTCTTCTCGCACTACCGGTTGAGCCTGTATAGTAAGAAGTGCCCCTTCTGGGACGATGAAGATGGCATGTGCGGGAACGTAGCATGCGCGGTGAACACATTAGATAATGAAGAAGATATACCAGCGGTCTGGCGCGCAAAGGAACTCGGTAAACTCGAGGGACCGACCGCACAACATCCGGGACGAAAGCAGCAAAGAGAGGAGAGGAAACGGCCTTTACAGGGAGGTCTAGGCGATGATGTGGACGAAAGCTGTGTGGTGGAATATGACGATGAATGCGACGAGCGCGACTACTGTGTGCCAGACGACGAATCAGCGACTGCGAAGGGAGACTACGTATCGCTCGTAGACAACCCAGAACGCTTCACCGGATATACTGGTGTAGGAGCTCAACAGGTCTGGGAAGCTATATACCGCGAAAACTGCTTCAGCAAACCTCCCAAGAATGCGCCTTCGAATGGCCAGTCCACGTCACCCGGATCGCTTTTTGGCGGTTTCGGAAATCAGCAACAGATGCAAGCTGCGAGCCAGCTCAAAAACGTCATGCAAGAGCAAGGCAAGAAGCAAAAGGTCCAGTCAGCTATTGCTCACGGTACTCCTGTTAACAGTCTGGACCCAGTCGAATTTGACGACACGTGTCTAGAGAAGCGTGTCTTCCACAGAGTCATCTCTGGCATGCATGCATCCATCTCTACGCATCTGTGCTGGGACTACTTGAATCAGACAACAGGTCAATGGGGGCCCAACCTAGCCTGCTACGAGGAACGCCTCCACAAGTATCCTGAGCGTATCTCCAATGTCTACTTCAACTATGCCCTCGTCATGCGCGCAGTTGGCAAGACAAAGCGGCACATCTCCGACTATTCTTTCTGTTCTGAAGACCCCGAGCAAGACCTTCGCACCAAGAACTCTGTCCTCCGCCTCGCGTCCGCCCTTCCTTCCGGCCCCGAGATTTTCGACGAGACAGTCATGTTCCAAGAGCCAGACACCGTGGCCTTGAAAGAGGACTTCCGCAACCGTTTCAGGAACGTGAGTAGGATCATGGACTGCGTAGGCTGTGACAAGTGTCGCCTCTGGGGAAAACTACAGACAAATGGCTACGGAACTGCGCTCAAGGTGCTCTTCGAGTTTGACGAGAACGATTCCTCTAAAGACCCGCCGCTGCGCCGCACTGAGCTGGTAGCACTCATTAACACTATGGACCGCCTGTCGCATTCTCTCATCGCGATCAAAGAGTTCCGTCGCATGATCGATGAGCGCGATGGCGTAGCTGACGCCGATGCAACCACGATCCCTGAAACCGACCAAGGAGTGCTCAAGACCAAGTTAGCTCTAAAAGAGTCGGAAGAGGCTCAGCCAATCAATGTGCTGACTGGCAACGATGAAGTCCCAAAATTCACGCGTGACTGGGACACTAGGCAAATGACTGTATGGGATGAAATCAAGGCAGAGTATATGCTAGTACAACGCACATTCATGTATGTGCTATACCAGTGGACACAGCTCCCTGGCCGATT TACGAGGATCTTCATCCTTGAAATGGGCAGGGTTTACGATTGGTGGATGGGCTTCGTTCCTGGTCCGAGGAGTTGGGAGATCCGCATCCCGAGACCGGATGAGCTCTGA
- a CDS encoding HET domain containing protein, producing MKLCEYCVEHVLRSKSSWDYHRRSWESLRGEWDIDAPSHSRGDSKFTTKKEKDRCVFCWTLGQDIEKLSPLLKHEKNAWPVYRWNIRSLAKIRESLEAIVVTFRYVHPVSEIRNSAYTKVALPTRTFFLFPEAEMQPLPKLEDLGPSTNPEHNGGHQIRAWVHNCDTTHEDCMKRRKLTPKSKRFIPTRLLDISEEPGEPIRVIETATTSVQGPYCTLSHCWGLIEFQQLRDANRERFMKEGIPWHLFTKNFQDAIEVARSLEVGYIWIDSLCIIQKSKADWDKEAGRMHLVYRNSYCNIAVVDSKDSTGGAFRNRDPENVAPVRYRPVNDSPLFGNKEKEWIVVAEDLWERELIQSFLYVRGWVFQERMLAPRILHFAEKQIFWDCPSLSACETLPGGLPQPMDRVAGPDRHWRGRLQVSEGSDEPLAGAIDQPMESFWKTAVRKYTSCNLTNGSDKLIAMWGIAKLVRDALGVEYAEGLWQADLEDQLSWHVAECKLLKRPSECPEWNLARNIPSWSWASMDGEIVVPDRMSDKPHYRVTDHNGRPIKVNIKGRQSLTQAIASRTVPQAPPAPVRVRSDSGAEIQRRNVQSRKEHGDLSGEKEFHKSVVPEKINDDEEPKLVSQSIRIQGRIGRGRLEGNDAGDKWTLQVRGTADFEIEAFPDTVPNLRDPVDVWPFYVVLSAKQVYIPQSFLSKVSEPQHIQRRDTNRDTHRLASIDELVEAEPEEEVDYAGHGILLKPTGGNHFRRTGAFRFAHASERVFQILQGQENCRFWLD from the exons ATGAAGCTATGCGAATATTGCGTTGAACATGTGTTGCGGAGCAAAAGTTCATGGGACTACCATCGTCGGTCATGGGAGTCGTTGAGAGGCGAATGGGACATTGATGCGCCTTCACACTCCCGTGGGGATTCAAAATTCACGaccaagaaggagaaggatCGGTGCGTGTTCTGCTGGACTTTGGGGCAGGATATCGAGAAGCTTTCTCCGCTGCTGAAGCACGAGAAGAACGCATGGCCCGTATACAGATGGAACATCAGAAGCCTCGCCAAGATTCGAGAGAGCCTGGAGGCGATAGTCGTGACATTCCGCTATGTACATCCCGTAAGCGAAATCAGAAACAGCGCGTATACGAAAGTTGCGCTGCCAACACGaaccttctttctctttcccGAAGCCGAAATGCAGCCACTGCCTAAGCTAGAGGACCTTGGGCCTTCAACAAATCCAGAGCACAACGGCGGTCATCAAATAAGAGCTTGGGTCCACAATTGCGATACCACACATGAGGACTGTATGAAGCGTAGGAAACTCACGCCCAAGTCTAAGCGCTTCATTCCCACTCGTTTACTGGATATCAGCGAAGAACCGGGAGAACCGATACGAGTCATCGAGACAGCGACTACGTCTGTTCAAGGACCATACTGCACGTTGTCGCATTGCTGGGGTTTGATAGAGTTTCAGCAACTTCGCGATGCGAACAGAGAGCGTTTCATGAAAGAGGGCATCCCATGGCATCTCTTCACAAAGAATTTTCAGGACGCGATCGAGGTTGCTCGTTCATTGGAAGTTGGCTACATATGGATAGATAGCTTGTGTATTATCCAGAAGAGCAAGGCGGATTGGGATAAAGAAGCGGGTCGCATGCATCTTGTGTATCGTAATAGCTACTGCAATATAGCTGTTGTAGATTCCAAGGATAGCACTGGAGGAGCATTTCGGAATAGAGATCCAGAGAATGTCGCGCCGGTACGGTACAGGCCTGTTAACGACTCGCCGCTGTTTGGCAACAAGGAAAAGGAATGGATAGTGGTTGCCGAAGATCTGTGGGAGCGCGAGCTCATTCAGTCATTCCTCTATGTTCGTGGCTGGGTATTCCAAG AGCGAATGCTGGCGCCACGCATCCTCCACTTCGCTGAGAAACAGATTTTCTGGGACTGCCCTTCACTAAGTGCTTGCGAAACGCTTCCAGGCGGTTTACCGCAACCTATGGATAGAGTAGCCGGCCCAGACCGACACTGGAGAGGCCGCCTCCAAGTATCTGAAGGTAGCgatgagcccttggcagGCGCCATAGACCAGCCTATGGAATCCTTCTGGAAAACAGCCGTCCGCAAATACACAAGTTGCAACCTCACCAACGGCAGCGACAAGTTGATCGCCATGTGGGGTATCGCGAAGCTAGTACGAGACGCTCTAGGCGTTGAATACGCTGAAGGCCTGTGGCAAGCAGACCTAGAAGACCAGCTATCATGGCACGTCGCCGAATGCAAACTGCTGAAGCGACCCAGTGAATGTCCGGAATGGAACCTAGCCAGAAATATCCCTTCCTGGTCCTGGGCATCCATGGACGGCGAAATCGTGGTCCCAGACCGCATGTCCGACAAACCACACTACAGAGTCACCGACCATAACGGCCGGCCCATAAAAGTCAACATAAAAGGCAGGCAGAGTCTTACACAAGCTATAGCTAGCAGAACTGTCCCTCAAGCCCCGCCCGCGCCTGTACGCGTGCGAAGTGATTCCGGAGCAGAGATCCAGCGTCGAAACGTGCAGTCGCGCAAAGAGCATGGGGACCTAAGCGGAGAAAAGGAATTCCACAAAAGCGTTGTTCCCGAGAAAATAAATGATGACGAGGAACCCAAACTCGTCAGCCAATCGATCCGGATCCAGGGACGCATTGGCCGGGGCAGACTGGAGGGTAACGACGCGGGCGACAAGTGGACGCTGCAGGTCCGCGGTACTGCGGATTTCGAAATCGAAGCATTTCCCGACACGGTTCCTAATTTGAGGGATCCGGTCGACGTGTGGCCGTTTTATGTGGTTTTGTCTGCGAAACAAGTCTATATCCCACAGTCCTTTTTGAGCAAGGTGTCGGAACCACAGCATATACAGAGGAGAGATACGAACAGGGATACCCATCGGCTTGCGAGTATCGATGAGTTGGTAGAGGCTGAACCGGAAGAAGAAGTCGATTATGCAGGGCATGGCATCTTATTGAAACCGACCGGTGGAAACCACTTCCGTAGGACAGGAGCTTTTCGCTTTGCGCATGCGAGTGAGCGTGTCTTTCAGATATTGCAAGGACAGGAGAACTGCAGATTTTGGTTGGACTAG
- a CDS encoding membrane protein, hemolysin III protein, protein MYAGLGLSFIIPIIHGIMKFGWETQMWRMSLDWMALMTIFNLTGGALYAMRIPEKWYPYRFDIWGSSHQIMHCLVICAGIAHLFGLLRAFDHIHGRGNICDS, encoded by the exons ATGTACGCTGGTCTGGGATTGTCTTTCATCATTCCCATTATCCATGGTATCATGAAATTCGGCTGGGAAACGCAGATGTGGAGGATGAGTCTCGATTGGATGGCTTTGATGACGATTTTTAACCTCACGGGCGGTGCGCTATATGCTATGAGG ATTCCTGAGAAGTGGTACCCATATCGATTCGATATCTGGGGCTCGAGCCATCAGATCATGCATTGTCTGGTTATTTGCGCTGGCATAGCGCATTTATTTGGACTGCTTAGGGCTTTCGACCATATTCATGGTCGTGGGAATATTTGCGACAGTTGA
- a CDS encoding antibiotic biosynthesis monooxygenase — translation MSSPFDIMAILTPKPGKADRVESLISAAAKTIKDNEPGTLRYHLQRETNGDAPRFIVLETYANKAALETHMKSGISQKMGKSFKEEDLLAKPMEVLFTKGVGGFASKL, via the exons ATGTCCTCTCCCTTCGACATCATGGCAATCCTTACGCCCAAGCCAGGCAAGGCAGACAGG GTCGAAAGCCTCATATCCGCAGCTGCGAAGACAATAAAAGATAATGAGCCTGGAACGCTACGGTATCATCTTCAACGCGAGACCAACGGCGATGCGCCAAGATTCATTGTACTTGAGAC ATACGCAAATAAAGCAGCGCTAGAAACACACATGAAGAGTGGGATATCGCAGAAGATGGGAAAGTCGTTTAAAGAGGAGGACTTGTTGGCGAAACCGATGGAAGTGCTGTTTACGAAGGGCGTGGGAGGGTTTGCTAGTAAGCTATGA
- a CDS encoding CphB, Cyanophycinase and related exopeptidase, which produces MRLTTFFSTAALAVTALATPTYGTNGTNTTYIGPENGHLVIVGGNLQSESIYQRIISLAGGPGAPIVVVPTAGGDPTYDQNFTTAASFRKYGATNVTVLHTYDPAVADTDAFIAPLLEAKGIFFAGGRQWRLVDAYAGTKTEVAFQKVLDAGGVISGSSAGASIIGSFLARGDTANNTIMIGDHTVGFGYLKNSAIDQHVLVRNRHFDMFEIIDAHPELLGLAIDEDTALVVNKNEMEVIGRTYALIYDGGFWSREGSWERPLPPSNARFYFLKEGDKYDLGTRKVIES; this is translated from the exons ATGAGGCTCACTACGTTCTTCTCCACTGCTGCACTCGCAGTCACGGCCCTTGCAACTCCTACATACGGAACAAACGGTACCAATACAACATACATCGGTCCTGAAAATGGCCATCTAGTCATCGTAGGAGGTAACCTACAAAGCGAGAGCATCTACCAGCGCATCATCTCCCTTGCCGGCGGCCCCGGCGCACCTATCGTTGTTGTTCCGACCGCAGGCGGTGACCCAACATACGACCAGAACTTCACTACAGCGGCGTCTTTTCGCAAGTATGGAGCTACCAATGTAACGGTACTTCATACCTATGATCCTGCCGTCGCTGATACCGATGCATTTATCGCGCCATTGCTCGAAGCAAAAGGCATCTTCTTCGCCGGAGGCAGGCAGTGGCGACTCGTGGATGCTTATGCGGGGACCAAGACTGAGGTGGCCTTCCAAAAGGTGCTGGATGCTGGGGGTGTAATCTCCGGATCTAGTGCTGGCGCGAGCATCATTGGGAGTTTTCTGGCTCGTGGGGATACGGCGAACAACACAATCATGATTG GTGATCATACTGTTGGTTTTGGATATCTTAAGAACTCTGCCATCGACCAGCATGTTTTAGTCCGCAATAGACATTTCGACATGTTTGAAATTATAGATGCTCACCCAGAGTTGCTCGGTCTGGCGATAGACGAAGACACTGCGTTGGTGGTGAACAAGAATGAGATGGAGGTGATAGGGCGCACGTACGCTTTGATTTACGACGGTGGTTTTTGGTCCAGGGAGGGGAGCTGGGAACGGCCTCTTCCACCCTCCAATGCGAGATTCTACTTTTTGAAGGAGGGAGATAAATATGATCTTGGGACGAGGAAGGTGATTGAATCTTAG
- a CDS encoding ClpA, ATPase with chaperone activity, ATP-binding subunit, whose product MSMIRQLKKTIWILASNRGNEKIASFHELNVKKLTDKEKLTTGLEPLVSSLRDTFREIWGDPFESRIDEVIPFFPFSLGEQAVVAHKFLRRIAAEVREKIDLRPETRRHIGQCHISLQDDSKTCSHMAGRGYNRTSGTCGLSREAMRVSQMARDVYTKIPGRVTERLNEKPVEKLEVRLMPTPNNGQKIGVFRKQGGERMDEATQLKKPQDS is encoded by the exons ATGAGTATGATAAGACAACTCAAGAA GACCATCTGGATTTTGGCAAGCAATCGTGGCAACGAGAAGATCGCATCGTTTCACGAACTGAACGTAAAGAAACTCACAGACAAGGAAAAGCTGACTACTGGTCTTGAGCCCCTTGTGAGCAGCCTTAGGGACACATTCCGAGAAATATGGGGT GATCCCTTTGAATCACGCATTGACGAAGTGATACCTTTCTTTCCGTTCTCGCTCGGGGAACAGGCCGTCGTGGCACACAAGTTTTTGCGCAGAATCGCTGCAGAGGTACGCGAAAAGATTGACTTACGACCGGAAACAAGGCGACACATTGGTCAATGCCATATCTCCCTCCAGGATGATAGCAAGACCTGCAGCCATATGGCAGGGCGAGGCTACAATCGCACCTCCGGGACCTGTGGGCTCAGCCGAGAAGCAATGCGCGTGAGCCAGATGGCTCGCGACGTGTATACCAAAATTCCTGGACGTGTGACAGAGCGGTTGAACGAGAAACCAGTAGAGAAGTTGGAAGTGAGACTAATGCCGACACCCAATAACGGGCAGAAAATCGGGGTGTTTCGAAAACAGGGTGGGGAGCGGATGGATGAGGCAACACAGCTTAAGAAGCCTCAAGACTCATAG
- a CDS encoding putative MYND domain protein: MANSNISDKAAAAVCEQYKKQTLLRCAGCQRSYYCSEDCQKTAWPTHKKDYKTMRAYEEAIIIPMTNETAAIMFHEDHFAPVQVRLRHTLHKPGYARIDMGSSIVITQEEEDQCQCLALGWFDATRDSTHNIGLDLDLGLDHTVRVHYRDDFVLDKSDEDEHMNDEGADDKDKLLVNKAILTSVGMPGRTHTQTPQQSSQDNLRPIS, from the coding sequence ATGGCGAACTCCAACATCTCAGACAAGGCTGCCGCTGCAGTTTGCGAGCAGTACAAGAAGCAAACTCTTTTGCGCTGCGCCGGATGCCAGCGAAGCTACTATTGCTCCGAGGATTGCCAGAAGACGGCTTGGCCAACACACAAGAAAGACTACAAGACCATGCGCGCCTACGAAGAAGCGATCATTATACCAATGACAAACGAAACAGCAGCGATAATGTTCCATGAAGACCACTTCGCACCCGTCCAAGTTCGCCTGAGGCACACCCTCCACAAGCCCGGCTACGCGAGGATAGACATGGGTAGCTCGATAGTGATCAcccaagaagaagaggatCAATGTCAATGCCTCGCACTGGGTTGGTTCGACGCTACTAGAGACAGTACCCATAATATCGGCCTCGACCTCGACCTCGGCCTCGACCATACCGTTCGTGTACACTACCGCGACGACTTTGTTCTGGACAAGAGTGACGAGGACGAGCACATGAACGACGAGGGAGCGGACGACAAAGATAAGTTGTTGGTGAACAAGGCTATCCTGACCAGTGTAGGTATGCCAGGCCGTACACATAcccagactccgcaacaatcaagTCAAGACAATCTGAGACCGATTTCTTGA
- a CDS encoding galactosyl transferase GMA12-MNN10 family protein, with protein MLRAAAFIPKVLIALLFLGILYELPWKTSDLDVPTKSWLKDTIKEHATLLLGDNTITSITGTRPAGPKHEHSDDATAPTIKPAEAEQKHTDNATAPTIQPAEAEQEHDDSAIAPAIQPAEPEPEHTGDAAPAIDWNKIHLSYGTAQCMPDFDDQHKQLALERRASCDQHAPFPTEESRRVALATISTGKRIPAYDGAIQTQMFHAAVHGTSAHVLCEDLAPGAWNKIAYLQHLTLTELLKPEDERLEWILWIDRDAIVLDACRPLSSFLPPNSPEFDKYHIITNHDMNGLNAGVFLFRVNKWSSMFFSAVLAYPLYYPDVDLGFAEQTAMQLVLSSAEWKDHQAIVPQHWFNLYPDGDQSVPAYISGVERPNLESWRVRRGDFVLHFAGNNEREKIMLDWYDLLAETGNIWETGVTRDITAEIKQYWDHLGHASNDEKKPPKQEYAPVLKGPKKQPKPPKEERPTEVENKKPPKEQHKKPTEEKKPQKEEYKKPTEEKKKPTEGEYKKPTQGENKKPAQGENKKPAQGENKKPAQGENKEPQKEVGKNGAGDAKDSAAVGENEPAKKKEQKQNQEHEQKEKEHS; from the coding sequence ATGTTACGCGCCGCTGCCTTTATACCCAAAGTTCTAATAGCTCTGTTGTTTCTGGGAATTCTGTATGAACTACCATGGAAGACATCGGACCTGGACGTCCCCACCAAGTCATGGTTGAAGGATACCATCAAGGAACATGCAACATTATTGCTAGGCGACAATACAATAACTTCGATAACAGGGACGCGACCTGCTGGGCCTAAACACGAACATTCCGACGATGCGACTGCACCAACCATCAAACCCGCTGAGGCTGAACAAAAACATACCGACAATGCTACTGCTCCAACTATCCAGCCTGCTGAGGCTGAACAAGAACATGACGACAGTGCTATTGCTCCAGCCATCCAACCTGCTGAACCTGAACCAGAACATACCGGCGATGCTGCTCCAGCCATCGACTGGAACAAGATACACTTATCCTACGGAACTGCACAATGCATGCCGGATTTTGACGACCAGCACAAGCAACTCGCTCTCGAACGCAGAGCATCATGCGACCAGCACGCACCCTTTCCCACAGAAGAGAGCCGTCGCGTCGCTTTGGCAACTATATCAACGGGCAAACGCATCCCCGCATACGACGGTGCGATCCAAACCCAAATGTTCCATGCAGCCGTTCACGGAACATCAGCGCATGTCCTTTGCGAAGATCTCGCCCCTGGCGCCTGGAACAAGATCGCCTACCTCCAGCATCTCACTCTGACTGAGCTACTCAAGCCAGAAGATGAGCGGCTAGAGTGGATCTTGTGGATAGATCGCGACGCCATCGTCCTCGATGCATGCCGTCCTCTATCGTCCTTCTTGCCCCCAAACAGTCCCGAATTCGACAAGTACCACATCATCACGAACCACGATATGAACGGTCTAAACGCCGGTGTTTTTCTTTTTCGAGTGAACAAATGGTCATCCATGTTCTTCTCTGCTGTCCTGGCATACCCCCTATACTATCCAGACGTAGATCTCGGTTTCGCGGAGCAAACCGCCATGCAGTTAGTCCTTTCTTCGGCTGAATGGAAGGACCATCAAGCCATTGTTCCGCAACATTGGTTCAACTTATACCCGGATGGAGATCAGAGCGTCCCTGCCTACATTTCAGGTGTGGAGAGGCCGAACCTGGAGTCATGGcgtgtgaggagaggagaTTTTGTACTACACTTCGCAGGAAATAATGAAAGGGAGAAGATCATGTTGGACTGGTATGATCTGCTGGCAGAGACTGGGAACATTTGGGAAACTGGTGTAACGAGGGACATCACGGCGGAGATTAAACAATACTGGGATCATCTCGGGCATGCTAGCAACGATGAGAAGAAACCCCCTAAGCAAGAGTACGCGCCGGTTCTAAAAGGACCGAAGAAGCAGCCGAAGCCTCCAAAGGAGGAGAGGCCTACAGAGGTAGAGAACAAAAAGCCTCCGAAAGAACAGCACAAGAAACCCACAGAAGAGAAAAAGCCTCAAAAAGAAGAGTACAAGAAACCTACagaagagaaaaagaaaCCTACAGAAGGAGAGTACAAGAAACCTACACAAGGAGAGAACAAGAAACCTGCACAAGGAGAGAACAAGAAACCTGCACAAGGAGAGAACAAGAAACCTGCACAAGGAGAGAACAAAGAGCCTCAGAAAGAAGTGGGCAAGAATGGCGCTGGGGATGCAAAGGATTCCGCAGCAGTAGGTGAAAACGAGCCTGCAAAGAAAAAAGAGCAGAAACAAAATCAAGAACATGAGCAGAAAGAGAAAGAACATAGTTAG
- a CDS encoding Rhodanese domain containing protein: protein MADPAKPTGNWSDAFPAPRTTAPFISPEEALSDLSSPDLLIVDVRRNDYEGGAVRGSINLPAQSFYMNRGVLYQLCACNGRGPRCSGWFADYIAEKGDDDIKSLTLAGGIKGWVKGGDMFTQQMDGFEPEYWKQFE, encoded by the exons ATGGCAGACCCCGCCAAACCCACGGGCAATTGGAGCGATGCCTTCCCTGCCCCACGTACCACGGCGCCATTCATCTCACCCGAGGAGGCTCTGTCAGATCTCTCATCACCAGATTTACTCATCGTGGACGTGCGACGCAACGATTACGAAGGTGGCGCCGTCAGAGGCAGCATCAATCTGCCTGCCCAATCCTTCTACATGAATAGGGGCGTCTTGTACCAGCTTT GCGCATGCAACGGGAGAGGGCCAAGGTGCTCAGGCTGGTTTGCAGATTACATTGCTGAGAAGGGCGATGATGACATAAAGTCGCTCACCTTAGCTGGTGGTATCAAAGGATGGGTCAAGGGTGGCGACATGTTCACACAGCAGATGGACGGCTTTGAGCCAGAGTATTGGAAACAGTTTGAGTGA